The nucleotide sequence TGCTGGTGGAGGAGGTCGCCTTCGGCCGCATCGACCTGCGGCTGGCCCGCTTCCTCGCCGACCACCGCGACGCGGCGGGCGGGCTGGACATCACCCATCAGGCGCTGGCGGTCGAACTCGGCACCGCCCGCGAGGTGGTCAGCCGCCAGTTGAAGGAGTTCGAGCGGCGGGGGCTGGTCGAACTGTCGCGCGGGCGTGTCGGCGTGCCGGACCCGGCGGCGCTGCTGGCGCTGGCCGAGGGGGACTGACGGGCGCTTCCGCTTTCGCCCGCGCAGTGTGATTCCGTCACCGACGCGACGGGCGGAGCGGGCAGACTGCCGGCCATCGTCGTCCATACCCCAATCCGGAGGCAACGCCATGTTCTGCCAGAATCTCGGGCCCGTCGACCGTGCGCTGCGCGCCATCGTCGGCCTGGTCCTGATCTCCCTGATCTTCGTCGGTCCGCAGACCCTCTGGGGCCTCGTCGGCCTCGTCCCGCTGCTGACGGCGGTGATCGGCTCCTGCCCGGCCTACACGCTTCTGGGGATCCGGACCTGCCGCACCGACGGCCGCACGGTCTGACCTGCGGGATTCGCCGGCGGCAAGAGCAGGCAAAGAAAAGGCGGGGCGGCTGAAAGAAAAAGCCGCCCCGCCATTTTTTTCGGAAAGTCGCCGCGCGTCAGCCGCGCGGCGCGTGCTTGTTCAGGATGCGCTGCAGCGTGCGGCGGTGCATCTTCAGCCGGCGGGCCGTTTCGGAGACGTTGCGGTCGCACTGCTCGAACACGCGCTGGATGTGCTCCCAGCGGACGCGGTCGGCCGACATCGGGTTGTCGGGCGGCTGGGGCAGGGGGCGCCCATCGGCCAGCAGGGCGGCTTCCACCGCGTCGGCGTCGGCCGGCTTGGGCAGGTAATCCACCGCTCCCGCCTTCACCGCGGCGACCGCGGTGGCGATGTTGCCGTAGCCGGTCAGCATGACGATCCGCGCGTCCGGCCGGGCGTCGCGCAGCGACTTCACCACGTCGAGCCCGCTGCCGTCGGCCAGCCGCAGGTCCACCACCGCGAAGGCGGGGGCCGATTCCTGCGCCACCTCGATCCCGAGCTGGACGCTGTCCACGGCCACCACGTTGAATCCGCGCTTTTCCATGGCCCGGGCCAGACGGATCCGGAACGGGGCATCGTCGTCCACAACCAGAAGACTGCGGGTCACGTCACCTGAAAAGGTCAGCTTGACGGCGTCTCCCGTCGGGATCTCGTCCGTGGTCTTTAGCGTGTCCACAGCTCGTCCTCTACTTGGTCGTTGACGGAAAGCCAGCGTACGACAACTCGGGCACCGCCGCCACGATTATTGCTGTACGTTACGCTGGCACCTGTTTTCTCTAGCAAGGTCTGTGCGATGAAGATGCCGAGCCCCATGTGCCCCGTCCGGTCGGCCCGGGAGGACAGGTAGGGTTCGCCGATGCGGCCCAGCAGGTGCGGGGCATAGCCGGGGCCGTCGTCCATCACCGTGATGGTGGTGGCGCGCTCGTCCCAGGCCACGGCGACGGTGACCTGCCGGTTCGCGAACTGGTGGGCGTTCTGGATGAAGTTGCCGAGCCCGTGGATGATCTCCGGCGCGCGGCGGACCACCGGTTCGGGGATGTCGCCCTTGCCGTGGCGCTCCAGGACGAAGGAGATGTGGCCGAGCCGGTGCGGTGCCGCGGCCGTCTCGATCAGCGCGGTGACGGGCAGCCGCTCGAACGGGTCGCCGCCGTCCGCCTCCGGCTTGCGGGCCAGCTCCGCCAGGATCTCCCGGCAGCGCATCACCTGGCTCTGCAGCAGCCCGACATCCTCGGCATGCGGGCTGTCGGGGCCTAGCTCGCGCCCCAGCTCCTTGGCGACCACCGCGATGGTGCCGAGCGGGGAGCCCAGCTCGTGCGCAGCCGCCGCGGCCAGAGCGCCCAGCGACGACAGCCGCTGCTCGCGGGCGAGCGCCACCTGGGTGGCGGCCAGCGCGTCGGCGAAGCGCCGCGCCTCGTCGGCGACGCGGAAGACGTAGACGGCGATGAAGGTGGCCGAGACGGACAGCGACAGCCACACCCCGAAGGCGTAGAGCGGGGCCATGGCCGGCACCGGCTCCTGCCAGGGCAGGGGGAAGTGCCACAGCGCCAGGATGGTCAGGCAGATCAGGTTCAGCCCGGTCAGCAGCACCACGCTGTAGCGCGACAGGATGGCCGCCCCGACCGTCATCGGGGCCAGCAGCAGGATGGCGAAGGGGTTGCTCAGGCCGCCGGTCAGGTACAGCAGCAGCGTGAGCTGCAGCATGTCGTAGCCGAGGTAGAGCGCCGCGTCGCGGTCGGCCAGCCGCATCCGGCCGCCATGCTGCGCCATCGCCACCAGGTTCAGCAGCACGGATGCGCCGATCGCCGACAGCACCGGCCCGATCGGCAGCGGGAACAGCAGCATGAAATGAACGAAGGCGACGGTGGCGAACTGGCCGACGATGGCGATCCAGCGGATCACGATAAGCGTGCGCAGCGTGATGCGCCCGTCGAGGTTGGTCCAGCGCGCGGGCATCGAGCCTCCGCCTGCGGAGGGCAGGAGGTTGTGCCGGAAGATTTCGGCGGCAGCGGCGATCGTCATGGCACGCGCGTCCCCTTCCCATCCGCCTGCAAGGCGGCTTTGCGTTCCGACCGGGCTGGCGCTTGCGGCGGGACCGGCCATATTCTCCGACTATGACTCAGCATGCTATCAGGGCCGATCGCCTCACGAAGCGCTTCGGGACCGGCCGGACCGGCGAGGTCACGGCCGTCGACGCCATCTCCTTCACCGTGGAGCGGGGAAGCGTGACGGGGTTGCTCGGCGGGAACGGGGCCGGAAAGACCACGACCATCTCCATGCTGCTGGGGCTGCTGCTGCCCACGGCCGGCACGGTGGAGGTGCTCGGCGTCGACATGGCGCGCCATCGGCATGCCGTGCTCCCCCGCATGAACTTCTCCTCCCCCTATGTCGAGCTGCCCATCGTTTGACGGTGCGGGAAAATCTTACCGTCTACGGGCACCTCTACGGTTTGACCTGCGTCAAAAAGCGCGTCGAAGAGTTGGCTGAGCAGCTTGACCTGACGCGATTCCTGAATCGGCCCTCCGGCGGGCTGTCCGCCGGCCAGAAAACGCGGGTGGCACTCGCCAAATCCCTGCTCAACCGGCCGGAGGTGTTGCTGCTCGACGAGCCGACGGCCTCGCTGGACCCCGATACCGCGGACTGGATCCGCACCTACCTGGAGCGCTACCGCGCGGAGACGGGGGCCACGATCCTGCTCGCCTCCCATAACATGCTGGAGGTGGAGCGGCTGTGCGACAGCGTGCTGATGATGCGCCAGGGGCGGATCGTCGACCGGGGCGCGCCGCCGGCC is from Azospirillum thermophilum and encodes:
- a CDS encoding YgaP family membrane protein → MFCQNLGPVDRALRAIVGLVLISLIFVGPQTLWGLVGLVPLLTAVIGSCPAYTLLGIRTCRTDGRTV
- a CDS encoding ActR/PrrA/RegA family redox response regulator transcription factor, yielding MDTLKTTDEIPTGDAVKLTFSGDVTRSLLVVDDDAPFRIRLARAMEKRGFNVVAVDSVQLGIEVAQESAPAFAVVDLRLADGSGLDVVKSLRDARPDARIVMLTGYGNIATAVAAVKAGAVDYLPKPADADAVEAALLADGRPLPQPPDNPMSADRVRWEHIQRVFEQCDRNVSETARRLKMHRRTLQRILNKHAPRG
- a CDS encoding ActS/PrrB/RegB family redox-sensitive histidine kinase; amino-acid sequence: MTIAAAAEIFRHNLLPSAGGGSMPARWTNLDGRITLRTLIVIRWIAIVGQFATVAFVHFMLLFPLPIGPVLSAIGASVLLNLVAMAQHGGRMRLADRDAALYLGYDMLQLTLLLYLTGGLSNPFAILLLAPMTVGAAILSRYSVVLLTGLNLICLTILALWHFPLPWQEPVPAMAPLYAFGVWLSLSVSATFIAVYVFRVADEARRFADALAATQVALAREQRLSSLGALAAAAAHELGSPLGTIAVVAKELGRELGPDSPHAEDVGLLQSQVMRCREILAELARKPEADGGDPFERLPVTALIETAAAPHRLGHISFVLERHGKGDIPEPVVRRAPEIIHGLGNFIQNAHQFANRQVTVAVAWDERATTITVMDDGPGYAPHLLGRIGEPYLSSRADRTGHMGLGIFIAQTLLEKTGASVTYSNNRGGGARVVVRWLSVNDQVEDELWTR